One genomic region from Bradyrhizobium icense encodes:
- a CDS encoding outer membrane protein — MKKILAALVAFAALTAAAPALGADLGARPYYKQPPVYAPAIVYNWTGFYIGGHLGGAFTGSHDFNGAVLSDSSARLLGGVQAGLDWQFATNWVLGTEGQYSWLGKNNLTATFPGGYVYTNDQRGLGSVTARIGYTWGPGLLYVKGGYAYSDNSERLTLAGAPIPFLLDGSHTHGYTVGAGVEYMFAPNWAVKGEYMYYDFGSTRFISPAALVPFGSFHNDDHTLKLGVNYRFNFASPVVARY, encoded by the coding sequence ATGAAAAAGATCCTCGCCGCCCTCGTGGCCTTCGCCGCTCTCACCGCCGCCGCGCCCGCCCTTGGCGCCGATCTCGGCGCGCGCCCCTACTACAAACAGCCGCCCGTCTATGCGCCGGCCATCGTCTATAACTGGACCGGATTCTATATCGGCGGCCATCTCGGCGGCGCCTTCACCGGCAGCCACGATTTCAACGGCGCGGTGCTGAGCGACTCCAGCGCCCGACTGCTCGGCGGCGTTCAGGCCGGCCTCGATTGGCAATTCGCGACGAACTGGGTGCTCGGTACCGAGGGCCAGTATTCCTGGCTCGGCAAGAATAACCTCACCGCGACCTTCCCCGGAGGCTACGTCTACACCAACGATCAGCGCGGCCTCGGCTCGGTCACCGCCCGCATCGGCTACACCTGGGGTCCGGGCCTGCTCTACGTCAAAGGCGGTTACGCTTATTCCGACAACAGCGAGCGGCTGACGCTCGCCGGCGCGCCGATTCCCTTCCTGCTCGATGGCAGCCACACCCACGGCTACACCGTCGGCGCCGGTGTCGAGTACATGTTCGCCCCGAACTGGGCCGTCAAAGGCGAGTACATGTATTACGACTTCGGCAGCACCCGCTTCATCAGCCCTGCCGCGCTGGTGCCGTTCGGCAGCTTCCACAATGACGACCACACGCTGAAGCTCGGCGTCAACTATCGCTTCAACTTCGCAAGCCCGGTGGTGGCACGCTACTAG
- a CDS encoding helix-turn-helix domain-containing protein, with protein sequence MTGAELKKLREHLGEAIGQPLSVADMAKLCGLPAADGADTIRKWEVTGPTGPVAELLRILAMASDHYPILEMFNVFDRHDVPVKHRPARRQAFREQMRSDVRRRIG encoded by the coding sequence GTGACCGGAGCCGAACTGAAGAAACTTCGCGAGCATCTCGGTGAGGCCATCGGCCAGCCGCTGTCGGTGGCCGACATGGCCAAGCTCTGCGGGTTGCCGGCCGCAGACGGCGCCGACACCATCCGTAAATGGGAGGTCACCGGTCCGACCGGGCCGGTGGCGGAGCTGTTGCGCATCCTGGCAATGGCCAGCGATCACTACCCGATCCTCGAAATGTTCAACGTGTTCGACCGCCACGACGTGCCGGTGAAACATCGCCCGGCGCGCCGGCAAGCCTTCCGCGAGCAGATGCGCAGCGACGTGCGCCGCCGCATTGGTTAA
- a CDS encoding GH1 family beta-glucosidase, producing the protein MFGKFSRRHFAKLAGLSALGMAARPADAAAQPAAERPSPASFPKDFVWGTATSAYQIEGAVNEDGRGRSIWDTFSHTPGKIEDGTSGDRANEHYHRYKEDIGLIRELGARAYRFSIAWPRVFPEGTGKPNPKGLDFYDRLVDELLKNGIEPYGTLYHWDLPQALEDKVGGWRSSETSKAFGDYAGHVAARITDRVRSIFTINEAGRFVNFGYGWGIDAPGLKLPDADVNQVRHHVALAHGLAVQAIRARGRAGTRVGPAENIAACVPAFDTPENVRAAEVATRELNSGFLGVILEGKYTDGFLQFAGKNAPKFTDEELKIISQPNDFVGLNIYAPQFYIAASDKPPGWSVLPFPASFPHMNSEWLRVGPETIYWAPRLAAKVWNIETIYISENGTSSEDKLRADGQVYDLDRIMYLRNYLRQLQRATSEGVPIRGYFLWSLMDNFEWIYGYEKRFGLYHVDFETQRRTPKLSVAFYRDVVARNAIGV; encoded by the coding sequence ATGTTCGGAAAATTCTCGCGCCGGCATTTTGCCAAGCTTGCAGGCTTGTCCGCGCTCGGCATGGCGGCGCGTCCTGCCGATGCCGCCGCGCAACCGGCGGCCGAGCGTCCCTCACCGGCGAGCTTTCCGAAAGATTTTGTGTGGGGCACCGCGACGTCGGCCTATCAGATCGAGGGCGCCGTAAACGAAGACGGCCGCGGTCGCTCGATCTGGGACACCTTCTCGCACACGCCCGGCAAGATCGAGGACGGCACCAGCGGCGACCGCGCCAACGAACACTATCACCGCTACAAGGAGGACATCGGCCTTATCAGGGAATTGGGCGCGAGAGCCTACCGGTTTTCGATCGCCTGGCCGCGGGTGTTTCCGGAAGGAACGGGCAAGCCGAACCCGAAGGGCCTCGACTTCTACGACCGGCTCGTCGACGAACTGCTCAAGAACGGCATCGAACCATACGGGACGCTCTATCACTGGGACCTGCCGCAGGCGCTCGAGGACAAGGTCGGCGGCTGGCGATCCAGCGAAACGTCAAAGGCCTTCGGCGACTATGCCGGCCATGTGGCGGCGCGGATCACGGATCGTGTCCGGTCGATCTTCACGATCAACGAAGCCGGAAGGTTCGTGAATTTCGGCTATGGCTGGGGCATCGACGCCCCCGGGCTCAAACTGCCGGACGCAGACGTCAACCAGGTCCGCCACCATGTGGCGTTGGCGCACGGCCTCGCCGTGCAGGCGATCCGCGCGCGCGGACGTGCGGGCACCAGAGTGGGGCCGGCCGAAAACATCGCAGCCTGCGTGCCGGCGTTCGACACACCGGAAAACGTTCGTGCCGCCGAAGTAGCGACGCGCGAATTGAACTCGGGCTTTCTCGGCGTCATCCTGGAAGGCAAATACACTGACGGCTTTCTGCAGTTCGCCGGCAAGAACGCACCGAAGTTCACCGATGAGGAATTGAAGATCATTTCGCAGCCGAACGATTTCGTCGGCCTCAACATCTACGCGCCGCAGTTCTACATCGCCGCTTCCGACAAGCCGCCGGGCTGGAGCGTGCTGCCGTTTCCCGCTTCCTTCCCGCACATGAACTCGGAATGGCTGCGCGTGGGGCCGGAGACGATCTACTGGGCGCCGCGGTTGGCGGCAAAAGTCTGGAACATCGAGACGATCTATATCAGCGAGAACGGCACCTCGTCGGAAGACAAGCTTCGCGCCGACGGCCAGGTCTACGACCTCGATCGCATCATGTATCTGCGCAATTACTTGCGGCAATTGCAGCGCGCGACGTCGGAGGGCGTACCTATCCGCGGCTATTTCCTCTGGAGCCTGATGGATAATTTCGAATGGATCTACGGCTACGAGAAGCGCTTCGGGCTCTACCACGTCGATTTCGAGACGCAGCGCCGGACGCCGAAGCTGAGCGTCGCCTTCTATCGCGACGTGGTGGCGCGGAACGCGATCGGCGTCTGA
- a CDS encoding glycoside hydrolase family 16 protein: MSDPLSSRREPASKRLTPCALVAIGGLFAGPALAQADLAAATAKLTLQVATAMLGERCRRVEAPNPASFASVSLHRTFHDDFDAHPLLDGRWAPHYAGGAAWPEARYWGGEGSDFRRKTSYNGEQQIYVDPRYGGRETTPLGLDPFKVKDGVLSIVASRTPPALKTVLFNNEYISGILTTQSRFAQKYGYFEIRAKVPVGTGVWPAFWMLADDGGWPPEVDIMEGRGQRPGDIVMTTHWRIPETQRVERCGFDFIVPDAPTAFHDYGVLWQPDRITYFIDRQPVSEIKVPVGFHEPMYMIVNLAMGSKTLEGVGFVDGESPNIVAFEIDRISAYQIDER, translated from the coding sequence GTGAGTGATCCGCTGTCGTCGCGACGCGAACCGGCAAGCAAGAGACTGACGCCGTGCGCTTTGGTCGCGATCGGCGGCCTGTTCGCCGGCCCGGCGCTGGCGCAGGCCGATCTCGCCGCCGCGACAGCCAAACTCACGCTGCAGGTTGCGACCGCCATGCTTGGCGAGCGCTGCCGCCGCGTCGAGGCGCCGAACCCCGCATCGTTCGCATCGGTATCGCTGCACCGGACCTTTCACGATGATTTCGACGCGCATCCGCTGCTGGATGGTAGATGGGCGCCGCATTACGCCGGCGGCGCTGCCTGGCCGGAAGCGCGTTACTGGGGTGGCGAGGGCTCCGACTTCAGGCGCAAGACCAGCTACAATGGCGAACAGCAGATCTATGTCGATCCGCGTTATGGCGGGCGCGAAACAACGCCGCTCGGCCTCGATCCGTTCAAGGTCAAAGACGGCGTTCTCTCGATCGTCGCCAGCCGGACCCCGCCAGCGCTGAAGACCGTGCTGTTCAATAATGAATATATTTCGGGCATCCTGACGACCCAGAGCCGGTTTGCCCAGAAATACGGATATTTCGAAATCCGCGCCAAGGTGCCGGTCGGCACCGGCGTGTGGCCGGCATTCTGGATGCTGGCCGATGACGGCGGCTGGCCGCCGGAAGTCGACATCATGGAGGGCCGCGGGCAACGGCCGGGCGACATCGTGATGACGACACATTGGCGGATACCGGAGACGCAGCGCGTGGAGCGCTGTGGGTTTGACTTCATTGTGCCGGACGCCCCGACCGCGTTCCACGACTACGGCGTGCTGTGGCAGCCGGATCGCATAACCTATTTCATCGACCGACAGCCGGTCTCCGAGATCAAGGTCCCGGTCGGCTTCCACGAACCCATGTACATGATCGTGAACCTTGCGATGGGCTCGAAGACTCTCGAGGGCGTGGGATTCGTCGATGGCGAATCTCCCAATATTGTCGCATTCGAGATCGACAGGATATCCGCCTACCAAATCGACGAACGCTGA
- a CDS encoding HD-GYP domain-containing protein has protein sequence MLVYFVTDEPTKLPAVRAMFEPQHAVVPWLLGGDGTRIRSHGVLMVDVDLRQMPRVDQLRFILRDLAGISEKLFVVHNLSRSMVAQAYALGATAVVSRAKEAIAKVAQIEATEAAAGDKAAISGSEMDEGVAAFASMFSNVRLGKPVKVADAKRATSKIINRVGQDGLSAWLDEVRRYHEGTFQHCLLVTGVAVGFALDIGFSGADVSRLGLAATLHDIGKARIPLSILDKPGRLDPDEEEIIKRHPVIGYDLLKGVTGISQEILDGVRHHHEYLDGSGYPDGLKASQISDLVRLLTISDIFAALIESRTYRPPMPRPAAYQILCGMEGKLEGSLVRAFRSVALGS, from the coding sequence ATGCTCGTCTATTTTGTCACAGACGAACCGACGAAGTTGCCTGCGGTGCGTGCGATGTTCGAGCCGCAGCACGCCGTAGTACCCTGGCTGCTGGGCGGCGACGGCACCCGGATCAGGTCGCATGGCGTGCTGATGGTCGACGTCGACCTGCGGCAGATGCCGCGCGTCGATCAACTCAGGTTCATATTGCGGGACCTTGCCGGCATTTCCGAGAAACTGTTCGTCGTTCACAATCTCTCCCGTTCGATGGTTGCGCAGGCCTATGCGCTCGGCGCGACCGCGGTCGTTTCACGCGCCAAGGAAGCAATTGCCAAGGTTGCGCAGATCGAAGCGACGGAAGCGGCCGCCGGGGACAAAGCCGCAATTTCGGGGTCGGAGATGGACGAAGGCGTGGCCGCCTTCGCCTCGATGTTTTCGAATGTGCGCCTGGGCAAGCCGGTGAAAGTTGCCGATGCGAAGCGTGCGACGTCGAAGATCATTAACCGCGTCGGGCAGGATGGCCTTTCGGCATGGCTCGACGAGGTGCGCCGCTACCACGAGGGCACGTTTCAGCATTGCCTGCTCGTCACCGGCGTTGCAGTCGGCTTCGCGCTCGATATCGGGTTCTCCGGCGCGGATGTATCGCGGCTCGGACTGGCGGCGACGCTTCACGACATCGGCAAGGCGCGCATCCCGCTGTCGATTTTGGACAAGCCGGGACGCCTCGACCCCGACGAGGAGGAGATCATCAAGCGCCACCCCGTGATCGGATATGATCTCTTGAAGGGCGTAACCGGCATCAGTCAGGAGATTCTGGACGGCGTGAGGCACCATCATGAATATCTTGATGGCTCCGGTTATCCGGATGGACTGAAGGCCTCGCAGATTTCCGATCTGGTCCGATTGCTGACGATCTCGGACATCTTCGCCGCGCTCATCGAGTCGAGAACCTACCGGCCGCCGATGCCGCGGCCCGCCGCCTACCAGATCCTGTGCGGCATGGAGGGCAAGCTGGAAGGATCCCTCGTCAGGGCGTTCCGCAGCGTCGCGCTCGGGTCGTGA
- a CDS encoding Crp/Fnr family transcriptional regulator, with the protein MGRPASAGNRLLAALPPADLALLAPHLQQVLLEQDTVVIRAGDRRHHVYFPHSGAITFMVGLPNGETIATAVIGREGAIGALSVLGPSFLSSVTAVVRVGGTASQISVSRFHAAYMESAAIRHVVEAHTRSILMQFQHVSACNGLHSVEARMARWLLHLHDRTEDNNILSLTQEALSQLLGVRRTTVTQVIAKLRALGAIRSARRGLVEIDRPRLEEAACECYDIIRSATDRIVPHEAVGSHQHFASADKLHGV; encoded by the coding sequence ATGGGCCGTCCGGCTAGCGCCGGTAATCGTCTTCTCGCCGCGTTGCCGCCGGCAGACCTCGCGCTGCTCGCGCCCCATCTCCAACAGGTGTTGCTCGAACAGGACACCGTGGTGATACGAGCGGGAGATCGACGCCACCATGTTTACTTTCCTCATAGCGGGGCCATCACCTTCATGGTTGGCCTTCCGAACGGAGAAACGATCGCAACCGCGGTAATCGGGCGCGAGGGAGCGATCGGGGCATTATCGGTGCTGGGACCCTCTTTCTTGTCGTCCGTGACCGCGGTCGTGCGGGTGGGCGGCACCGCCTCGCAAATCTCCGTGTCGCGGTTTCATGCAGCCTACATGGAGAGCGCCGCCATCAGACATGTGGTCGAGGCGCACACGAGGTCGATACTCATGCAGTTCCAGCACGTCTCAGCGTGCAACGGACTGCACTCGGTCGAGGCCCGCATGGCCCGGTGGCTGCTTCACCTGCACGATCGAACTGAGGACAACAACATCCTGTCACTAACGCAGGAGGCGCTTTCGCAGTTGCTCGGGGTGCGACGAACGACCGTGACGCAGGTGATTGCCAAACTTCGCGCCTTAGGTGCCATCAGATCCGCTCGGCGGGGCTTGGTCGAAATCGACAGGCCGCGGCTCGAGGAAGCTGCCTGTGAATGCTACGACATCATACGTAGTGCAACGGATCGGATCGTCCCGCATGAAGCCGTGGGGTCGCACCAGCATTTTGCGTCGGCCGACAAACTCCACGGTGTATGA
- a CDS encoding FAD-dependent oxidoreductase, which translates to MSADITAGPATGAASIAFPRYEQTFPALTDHEIMRMRRFGELRTYKDGETLFETGKVGPGMFVVLSGTVAITQRDGLGHVTPVIDQGPGQFLAEIGQLSGRVALVDGHAEGDVETLLIPPDQLRALLVAEAELGERIMRALILRRVSLIQGGVGGPVLIGSPSLGDTARLQNFLARNGQPHHVLDPATDKDAADLVARYSASRADLPLVVCPDGSVLRNPSETSLALAVGMITNHAHERLYDVAVVGGGPAGLATAVYAASEGLSVAVFDARAFGGQAGASARIENYLGFPTGISGQALAGRAYNQAQKFGAEMLIPVSVRSLDCSQRDGVFALATECGQSLRAKSIVVASGARYRRPEIENLDAFEGRGVWYWASPIEAKLCVGQDVVLVGGGNSAGQAAVFLSGHARKVYMIIRGGGLGASMSRYLIERIEAAPNIELVFNAEVIAVEGGGDGSLERVRWRSRLAPEQHGFDVRNLFLFVGADPATHWLDGCGVTLDRAGFVVTGAQSEQNQGRPVPPLETSVPGVFAVGDVRSGSVKRVGGAIGEGAQVVAALHGYLADAAKPSP; encoded by the coding sequence ATGAGTGCAGACATCACGGCCGGTCCGGCGACCGGCGCGGCTTCCATCGCGTTTCCTCGGTACGAACAGACATTCCCGGCGCTCACCGACCACGAAATCATGCGCATGCGCCGGTTCGGGGAGCTTCGGACCTACAAGGATGGCGAAACCCTGTTCGAGACCGGCAAGGTCGGTCCCGGCATGTTCGTGGTGCTGTCGGGAACGGTCGCGATCACCCAGCGCGACGGCCTCGGCCATGTCACGCCCGTCATCGATCAGGGACCGGGACAATTCCTGGCCGAGATCGGACAACTCTCCGGCCGCGTCGCGCTCGTCGACGGCCATGCCGAGGGCGATGTCGAAACGCTGTTGATCCCGCCGGACCAGTTGCGCGCGCTGCTGGTTGCGGAAGCCGAACTCGGCGAGCGCATCATGCGCGCGCTGATCCTGCGCCGGGTCAGCCTGATCCAGGGCGGCGTGGGCGGGCCGGTGCTGATCGGCTCGCCGTCGCTCGGCGACACGGCGCGGTTGCAGAATTTTCTGGCGCGCAACGGCCAGCCGCACCACGTGCTCGATCCCGCGACCGATAAGGACGCGGCCGATCTCGTCGCGCGCTATTCGGCCTCGCGGGCCGATCTGCCGCTGGTGGTGTGCCCTGACGGTAGCGTGCTGCGCAACCCGTCGGAGACGTCGCTGGCTTTGGCGGTTGGCATGATCACCAACCATGCGCATGAGAGGCTCTACGATGTGGCGGTGGTCGGCGGCGGTCCCGCTGGTCTCGCCACAGCGGTCTATGCCGCCTCGGAAGGGTTGTCGGTGGCGGTATTCGATGCGCGGGCGTTCGGCGGCCAGGCCGGCGCCAGCGCGCGCATCGAAAACTATCTGGGCTTTCCTACCGGCATCTCGGGGCAGGCGCTCGCGGGCCGTGCCTACAACCAGGCGCAGAAGTTCGGCGCCGAAATGCTGATTCCGGTTTCGGTGAGGTCGCTGGATTGCTCGCAGCGCGACGGCGTGTTCGCGCTGGCCACCGAATGCGGGCAGTCGCTGCGCGCCAAGTCCATCGTGGTGGCGAGCGGGGCGCGTTACCGGCGGCCGGAGATCGAAAATCTCGACGCGTTCGAAGGCCGCGGCGTCTGGTACTGGGCCTCGCCGATCGAGGCCAAGCTGTGCGTCGGCCAGGATGTCGTGCTGGTCGGCGGCGGCAATTCCGCAGGCCAGGCCGCGGTGTTTCTGTCCGGCCATGCGCGCAAGGTCTACATGATCATCCGCGGCGGAGGGCTCGGCGCCAGCATGTCGCGCTATCTGATCGAACGGATCGAGGCGGCACCCAACATCGAACTGGTCTTCAACGCCGAGGTGATTGCGGTCGAGGGCGGCGGGGATGGATCGCTCGAACGCGTGCGCTGGAGGAGCCGGCTGGCGCCCGAACAGCACGGTTTTGACGTCCGTAACCTTTTTCTGTTCGTCGGCGCCGACCCGGCGACCCATTGGCTGGACGGCTGCGGCGTCACGCTCGACCGCGCGGGCTTTGTGGTGACGGGTGCGCAGTCCGAGCAGAATCAGGGACGTCCGGTGCCGCCCCTGGAAACTTCGGTGCCCGGCGTGTTCGCGGTCGGCGACGTGCGCTCCGGCTCGGTCAAGCGCGTCGGCGGCGCGATCGGGGAGGGCGCGCAGGTGGTGGCCGCGCTGCATGGCTATCTCGCCGATGCCGCGAAGCCGTCGCCATAG
- a CDS encoding alpha/beta fold hydrolase yields the protein MPTITTKDGVEIFYKDWGKGQPIVFSHGWPLSADDWDAQMLFFLNNGFRVIAHDRRGHGRSSQVADGHDMDHYADDLAALTAHLDLKDAVHVGHSTGGGEVVHYIARHGESRVAKAAILSAVPPLMVQTPANPGGLPKDVFDGFQAQLAAGRSQFYREIAAGPFYGYNRPGAKPSEAVIENWWRQGMMGGAKAHYDGIVAFSQTDFTEDLKKITVPVLVMHGDDDQIVPYEDSAPLSAKLLKNGTLKTYKGFPHGMPTTEAATINADLLAFIRS from the coding sequence ATGCCCACCATCACCACCAAAGACGGCGTCGAGATCTTCTACAAGGATTGGGGCAAGGGTCAGCCCATCGTGTTCAGCCACGGCTGGCCGCTGTCGGCGGACGACTGGGATGCGCAGATGCTGTTCTTCCTCAACAACGGCTTTCGGGTCATCGCCCACGACCGCCGCGGCCATGGCCGCTCCAGCCAGGTGGCCGACGGCCACGACATGGATCATTACGCCGACGACCTCGCGGCGCTGACGGCGCATCTCGATCTCAAGGACGCCGTTCACGTCGGCCATTCCACCGGCGGCGGTGAGGTGGTGCATTACATCGCCCGCCACGGCGAGAGCCGGGTGGCGAAGGCCGCGATCCTCAGCGCCGTGCCGCCGCTGATGGTGCAGACTCCGGCCAACCCCGGCGGCTTGCCCAAAGACGTGTTTGACGGCTTTCAGGCCCAGCTCGCGGCCGGCCGCTCGCAATTCTATCGCGAAATCGCGGCCGGTCCGTTCTACGGCTACAACCGGCCGGGCGCCAAGCCGTCCGAAGCGGTGATCGAGAACTGGTGGCGCCAGGGCATGATGGGCGGTGCCAAAGCGCATTACGACGGCATCGTCGCCTTCTCGCAGACCGACTTCACCGAGGACCTCAAGAAGATCACCGTGCCCGTATTGGTGATGCACGGCGATGACGATCAGATCGTGCCTTACGAGGACTCCGCGCCGTTGTCGGCGAAGCTTCTGAAGAACGGTACGCTGAAGACCTACAAGGGCTTTCCGCACGGCATGCCGACCACGGAAGCCGCCACCATCAACGCCGATTTGCTCGCGTTCATCCGGTCGTAA